Within the Streptomyces vilmorinianum genome, the region ACACCTCCGCCGCGCCGGTGATCTTCTCGCACTCCTCGTCGCGCGCGGTCTGCGACCACCCGCGGAACATCCCCGACGACGTGCTCGGGCGGCTGCCGGGGAACGGCGGCGTGGCGATGGCGACGTTCGTGCCGAAGTTCATCCTGCCCGCGGCCGTGGAGTGGACGGCGCGGGCTGACGACAACCTCCGGGCGCACGGCTTCGACCACCTCGACACGACCCCTGAGGCGATGAAGCTCCACCGCGCCTTCGAGGCCGAGAACCCGCGCCCGATCGCGACGGCGGCGACCGTGGCCGACCACCTCGACCACATGCGCGAGGTCGCCGGCATCGAGCACATCGGCATCGGCGGCGACTACGACGGTACGGCGTTCACGCCGGCCGGTCTGGACGATGTCGCGGGCTACCCGAACCTGATCGCTGAGCTGCTGACGCGCGGCTGGTCGCACGCCGACCTCGCCAAGCTGACGTGGTCGAACGCGGTGCGGGTGCTGCGGGACGCGGAGGCGGTGTCGAGGGAGCTGCGGGAGACGAGGCCGGTGCCGAACGCGACGATCGACTCCCTTGACGCGTAACTGAGTTGACGGGGGCGCTCACCCGAACGGCTCATCCCGCCGTGCCGGAGGAGGGGGAGGCTGCCACGGTGGACGGTACTGCCTCGTTCAGTTCGGAGTTACACCATGGCAGATCTTGATGATCACCACCCCTTCTCCGTCGCGCGGGCCGGCGCTGCTTCCGGTGAGCTCGACACCCCTGAACAACCACGGCCCCTCGATGAGTTGACCCGTGCTCGGGCCCTGCTCGCGGCGCAGGCCGTCGTCGAGGGGCACACGGAACCACCCCGGGTGTTCGACCCGGACGACCTTCCGCCGGTGCGGGCGGCGGAGGCCGGGGCACAGCTCTGGTCCCTGCGCGTCGATCCCGACGAGGGCGTGATCGGCACCCTGCGCCGGATCGACGCGATCCACGCCCTCGTGGCCGCGTGCCCGGAGGACCTGCGCCTCGCGCACAGCACCGCGGAGATGGCGCACGCCGTCAACTGCGGGCGGGTCGCGGTGCTTCTGGGCCCGGTGAGCTGGTCGGCGCTCGGCGGCTCGCTCGCCGCGCTCAGGGCGTACCACGCGCTCGGGGTACGGGCCGTCAACCTCACCCGCTTCGACGGCTTCGCCCGCGAGGCGGTACGGGAGATGAACCGGCTCGGCCTGATCGTGGACCTCGCCGGGGCCGACCCGGAAACCATCCGCCGGACCCTCGCACTCACCAGGGCCCCGGTCCTGCTGACCCGCGCGGACCCGCAGGAGCTGCCGGACGACGTCCTGCGCCTGCTCGGCGAGAACGGCGGCGTCTGCATGCTCCCGGTGACCGACGACGTACAGACGACGGCCGACGCCTTCGACCGTGTCCGCACGCTGGCGGGCCCGCACTGCGTGGGCCTCTCCCACACGACGTCCCCGCCCGACGGCTACGCCCCCCTCGTCGCCGAACTCCTCCACCGCGCCTGGCCGGCCCCGGACCTGGTCGCCCTCGCCCACACCAACCCGACCCGAGCCCTCCGCGAAACAGAATTCCTCTCCCGCACCACCCGCCACCGCCGAGCAGCCTGACGACAAGCAACCCTCCACCCGAGCCCCCCCCGCCCCCGGGGCGGGGGCCACGGGAAGCCGCCGCCCCGACGGCGGCCAACTGCTCCTGTCAGGCGCCACACGGTGCGCGGCTGCCACGTCGTCGGAGCCTGGTGCCACAAACCCACCCACCCGCTCCTCACGGCGCGAGCCTCCGCCTCCGCGGACTGCGGCCGCGCGTTGCCGGCGGCGCGAAGCTGCCGCGTCGGCGGGGCTGACTGCTCCTCAGGTGTGGCCGCCCGTTCTCTCGGTGCGCGGTTGCCGCTTCGGCGGGGCCCGGGGCCACAAACCCACCCGCCCCCTCCTCGCGGCGCGAGCCCGCCGTCTCCGCGGGCTACGGGCGCGGTGCCCCTGCCCGTCCGCGCGGCGCGAAGCTGCCGCCCCGGAGGGGGACGGGGGCGCAGCCCCCGGATCGACCTCTACCCCCACCAGCCCCCGGCAGGGTTTCGGGAAGGGGCGGGGTGGGGGAAACCGCCCCCGCCAGTCACTACGCCCGCGGACGCCCCATCGCCCGGTACACCCAGCCCGCCTCACGCCACCGCGCCCCGTCCAGCGCGTTGCGGCCGTCCAGGATCACCCGCGCGCCCGCCACCTCCGCCAGCTCCGCCGGGTCCAGGGCCTCGCGGAACTCGCGCCACTCCGTCAGGTGCAGCACCACGTCCGCCCCGCGTACCGCCTCCAGCGCCGATTCCGCGTACGCCAGCGTCGGGAAGAGCCGGCGCGCGTTCTCCATGCCCTTCGGGTCGTACACGGTCACCTGACCGCCCTGGAGGTGGATCTGGCCCGCCACGTTCAGCGCCGGCGAGTCCCGTACGTCGTCCGAGTCCGGCTTGAACGTCGCACCCAGCACCGCCACCCGCTTGCCCAGGAACGAACCGCCGCCGAGCGCCTCCCGCGCCATCTCGACCATCTGGCCGCGCCGCCGCATGTTGATGGAGTCGATCTCCCGCAGGAACGTCAGCGCCTGGTCCGCGCCCAGCTCGCCCGCCCGCGCCATGAACGCCCGGATGTCCTTCGGCAGGCACCCGCCCCCGAAGCCGATCCCGGCCCGCAGGAACTTCGCCCCGATCCGCTCGTCGTAGCCGATCGCCTCCGCGAGCTTCGCGACGTCGCCGCCCGCCGCCTCGCAGACCTCCGCCATCGCGTTGATGAAGGAGATCTTGGTCGCGAGGAAGGAGTTCGCGGCGGCCTTCACCAGCTCCGCCGTCGGGAAGTCCGTCACCACGAACGGCGAACCGTCCCCGATCGGCCCGGCGTACACCTCGCGCAGCGTCTTCTCCGCCCGCTCGCTGCGCACACCCGCCACCACCCGGTCCGGGTGCAGCGTGTCCTGCACGGCGAAGCCCTCCCGCAGGAACTCCGGGTTCCAGGCCAGCTCGACCCCGTCCGGCAGCAGCTCCGCCAGCCGCTCGGCCGAGCCGACCGGCACGGTCGACTTGCCGACGACGAGCGCGCCCGACCGCACCACGCCCGCGAGCGAGGTGAAGGCCGCGTCCACGTACGACATGTCACACGCGTACTCGCCGTGCTTCTGCGGAGTGTTCACGCAGACGAAGTGCACATCGCCGAAGGCGCCGACCTCCTCCCAGGAGGTGGTGAACCGCAGCCGGCCCGTCGACCCCTCGATCCCGGCGATGTGCCGGGAGAGCAGCTCCTCGAGCCCGGGCTCGTACATCGGCACCCGTCCCGAGGCCAGCATCTCGATCTTCTCGGGCACGACGTCGAGTCCGAGGACCTCGAAGCCGAGCTCCGCCATGGCCGCTGCGTGCGTGGCGCCGAGGTAGCCGGTGCCGATCACGGAGATCTTGAGGGCCATAGAGGACTCCCTGTGCGTACGGGACGGGAAATGCCTGCCCGAGCATAGTCGGGGCCTGGCCGGTGGCTCGGCCACGCCCTACCATTTGGGTTACTTAACGGTAGTTAGCAGACGTGGGAGTGAGAGATCGTGGCGCCAGCGGGGAAGAACACAGTCGCTGATTTCGACCTGTATCGCCCGTCCGAGGAGCACGAGATGCTCCGGGAGACGGTCCGTGCGCTGGCGGAGGCGAAGATCACGCCGTTCGCCGCGGCGGTCGACGAGGAGGCCCGTTTCCCGCAGGAGGCGCTGGACGCGCTGGTCGCGGCCGATCTGCACGCGGTCCACGTGCCGGAGTCCTACGGCGGTGCGGGCGCGGACGCGCTGGCGACGGTGATCGTGATCGAGGAGGTCGCCCGCGCGTGCGGTTCGTCCTCGCTGATCCCGGCCGTGAACAAGCTGGGCTCGCTGCCGGTGATCCTGTCCGGCTCGGAGGAGCTGAAGAAGAAGTACCTGGGCCCGCTGGCCAAGGGCGAGGCGATGTTCTCGTACTGCCTGTCGGAGCCGGACGCCGGTTCGGACGCGGCCGGGATGAAGACCCGCGCGGTGCGCGACGGCGACTTCTGGGTGCTCAACGGTGTGAAGCGGTGGATCACCAACGCCGGTGTGTCGGAGTTCTACACGGTGATGGCCGTCACCGACCCCGACAAGCGCTCCAAGGGCATCAGCGCGTTCGTGGTGGAGAAGGGCGACGAGGGCGTGTCCTTCGGCGCGCCGGAGAAGAAGCTCGGCATCAAGGGCTCCCCGACGCGTGAGGTCTACCTCGACAACGTGCGTATCCCGGCCGACCGGATGATCGGCGCGGAGGGCACCGGGTTCGCCACCGCGATGAAGACCCTGGACCACACCCGTATCACCATCGCCGCGCAGGCCCTCGGCATCGCCCAGGGCGCCCTGGACTACGCCAAGGGCTACGTCAAGGAGCGCAAGCAGTTCGGCAAGCCGATCGCCGACTTCCAGGGCGTGCAGTTCATGCTGGCCGACATGGCCATGAAGCTCGAGGCCGCCCGCCAGCTCACCTACGCCGCCGCCGCCAAGTCCGAGCGCGTGGACGGCGACCTGACCTTCTTCGGCGCCGCGGCCAAGTGCTTCGCCTCCGACGTCGCCATGGAGGTCACCACCGACGCCGTCCAGCTCCTGGGCGGCTACGGCTACACCCGCGACTACCCCGTCGAGCGCATGATGCGCGACGCCAAGATCACCCAGATCTACGAAGGCACCAACCAGGTCCAGCGCATCGTCATGGCCCGCAACCTCCCGTAGGCAGGCCCGCAGGACCGAACCCGCAGGACCGAACCCGCAGGACCGAACCCGCAGGGACTTAAGGGAGGGGCGGATTCCGGTCCGCCCCTCCCTCTCGTTACGCTCCCTGCCGCATCAACGCGCACACGGGCACACGCGCACACGCGAACAAGGGGCGGGACAGGGCATGGCAAACGATCGACAGGTGGCCGCACTGCTGCGGCAGGTCGCCACGCAGGACGCCATCGAGCTGCGGCACCACATGGGCAGGATCGGGACGCTCGCGGTGCAGGTGCACCTCCTGGAGCAGTACGGCTTCCAGTACGGCGAGGCCTCCCGCCAGGGCCCGCGCCGGCAGACCGTGGTCGTACGGATGTACCGCGACCCGAGCCCCGAGGCGCGCGCCCGCGAGGCCGCCACGCTCGCCGCGTTCCCGCAGGCCGGCAACGGCGGCGCCGTGCCCACCCTGAAGCCGGGCACCATGACGCCGCGGCCCGGGGAGGAGCGGGCGGTCGCGCACGCGAAGGACCGGATCGCGTACGACGTGCTGGCCAGGGCGGCGAACGGCGCCCAGCCCGCGGTCGCCTGGGCCGGACTCGTCCTCCTCGTCCTCGTGCTGCTGATCGACGGGAAGTGGCTCGCCGCGCTGATCGGCGGCGGGCTGCTCGCCGCGTTCCTGACGGTCGCGTTCCGGATCAACGACCTGCGGCGCGGGCGGATCACCCAGCGGCTCAAGGCGGCCGGCTTCATCGTCGTCCAGGACGAGCAGGGCCGGCAGCGGTTCCTGCGGCCGCTCGCCGGATGACGCGAAGGGACCCGCCGGTTCGGATCTTCCGACCGGCGGGTCCCTTCACGTACGACAGGCGCAGGCGCAGGCGCAGGCGCAGGCTCAGCGGTCCGACGTGACCGTGACCTTCTCGTCGTTCTGGATCTGCTGCACCAGCTGCTTCACCTTCGGCATGTCCCACTTCAGCGAGCCCTGCGGCGCGCTGCCCGCGATCGGGATGTTCATCGACTTCCCGTCACCGCCGCTGATGCCCTTCATCGCGAAGAACATCTTGCCGAGGTCGTACAGCGACATGTCCTTGTCGACGATCAGCGTGTCCAGACCGGCGCCCAGCGTCGGGTACAGCTTGAACGGGTTGAGGATCGTGCCCGGGGTCGCCGCCTGGTTGGCCAGGGCGGAGAGGAACTTCTGCTGGTTCTTCGTCCGCGCGAGGTCCGACTCGGCGAACGCGTACCGGGTACGGACGAACGCGAGCGCCTGCTCGCCGTTCAGGGTCTGCTCGCCCGCCTGGAAGTCGGCGCCGGACTTCTTGTCCTTGAAGCCCTTCTCGATGTTCAGCTCGACACCGCCGAGCGCGTCCACGATGTTCGCGAAGCCGGCGAAGCCGATCTCCGCGTAGTGGTCGATGCGCAGCCCGGTGTTGTACTCGACCGTGCGGACCAGGAGCTCCGGGCCGTCCATCGCGTACGCGGCGTTCAGCTTGGAGCCGCCACGCGCCCCGTACTTCTTCCCCGACTCCGAGCCGACGAAGGACGGGATCGTGACCCAGGAGTCGCGGGGCAGCGAGACCATGGTGTTCCCGCTGGAGCAGGCCGCGAGGATCATCATCGAGTCCGTCCGCTTGCCCTCGGCGGAACCGGTGTGCAGCTTCTTCTTCTCCTCGGCCGACATGCCCTCACGGCTGTCCGAGCCGACGATCAGATACGTCGTGCAGTCGCCCTCGGCCG harbors:
- a CDS encoding membrane dipeptidase, which codes for MADLDDHHPFSVARAGAASGELDTPEQPRPLDELTRARALLAAQAVVEGHTEPPRVFDPDDLPPVRAAEAGAQLWSLRVDPDEGVIGTLRRIDAIHALVAACPEDLRLAHSTAEMAHAVNCGRVAVLLGPVSWSALGGSLAALRAYHALGVRAVNLTRFDGFAREAVREMNRLGLIVDLAGADPETIRRTLALTRAPVLLTRADPQELPDDVLRLLGENGGVCMLPVTDDVQTTADAFDRVRTLAGPHCVGLSHTTSPPDGYAPLVAELLHRAWPAPDLVALAHTNPTRALRETEFLSRTTRHRRAA
- a CDS encoding UDP-glucose dehydrogenase family protein, yielding MALKISVIGTGYLGATHAAAMAELGFEVLGLDVVPEKIEMLASGRVPMYEPGLEELLSRHIAGIEGSTGRLRFTTSWEEVGAFGDVHFVCVNTPQKHGEYACDMSYVDAAFTSLAGVVRSGALVVGKSTVPVGSAERLAELLPDGVELAWNPEFLREGFAVQDTLHPDRVVAGVRSERAEKTLREVYAGPIGDGSPFVVTDFPTAELVKAAANSFLATKISFINAMAEVCEAAGGDVAKLAEAIGYDERIGAKFLRAGIGFGGGCLPKDIRAFMARAGELGADQALTFLREIDSINMRRRGQMVEMAREALGGGSFLGKRVAVLGATFKPDSDDVRDSPALNVAGQIHLQGGQVTVYDPKGMENARRLFPTLAYAESALEAVRGADVVLHLTEWREFREALDPAELAEVAGARVILDGRNALDGARWREAGWVYRAMGRPRA
- a CDS encoding acyl-CoA dehydrogenase family protein, translated to MAPAGKNTVADFDLYRPSEEHEMLRETVRALAEAKITPFAAAVDEEARFPQEALDALVAADLHAVHVPESYGGAGADALATVIVIEEVARACGSSSLIPAVNKLGSLPVILSGSEELKKKYLGPLAKGEAMFSYCLSEPDAGSDAAGMKTRAVRDGDFWVLNGVKRWITNAGVSEFYTVMAVTDPDKRSKGISAFVVEKGDEGVSFGAPEKKLGIKGSPTREVYLDNVRIPADRMIGAEGTGFATAMKTLDHTRITIAAQALGIAQGALDYAKGYVKERKQFGKPIADFQGVQFMLADMAMKLEAARQLTYAAAAKSERVDGDLTFFGAAAKCFASDVAMEVTTDAVQLLGGYGYTRDYPVERMMRDAKITQIYEGTNQVQRIVMARNLP
- a CDS encoding LCP family protein, whose product is MNDWPDGRGYGRGSENPQPEGARRMRHVQRPQVPQQPPRYDQGYNPNFTQQQASGYDSGYSTGQVYGAPQGGGHGTVPPQYAPPQPGRPAPDWRRRIKIGSIVLVVAVLGWSVGTYAWASSQMRNEVDLGKVIERPAEGDCTTYLIVGSDSREGMSAEEKKKLHTGSAEGKRTDSMMILAACSSGNTMVSLPRDSWVTIPSFVGSESGKKYGARGGSKLNAAYAMDGPELLVRTVEYNTGLRIDHYAEIGFAGFANIVDALGGVELNIEKGFKDKKSGADFQAGEQTLNGEQALAFVRTRYAFAESDLARTKNQQKFLSALANQAATPGTILNPFKLYPTLGAGLDTLIVDKDMSLYDLGKMFFAMKGISGGDGKSMNIPIAGSAPQGSLKWDMPKVKQLVQQIQNDEKVTVTSDR